A single window of Vigna radiata var. radiata cultivar VC1973A chromosome 4, Vradiata_ver6, whole genome shotgun sequence DNA harbors:
- the LOC106758835 gene encoding epsin-3 isoform X1, with translation MGTRTPLFRDFKKQASFFLKEKFKTARLALTDVTPAELMTEEVTKGNPWAPDSPTLRSISRAAFELDDYWRIVEILHKRLLKFEKKNWRASYNSLIVVEHLLTHGPESVAEEFQSDKDVISQMKDFHFTDASGFNWGVTVRKKSERILKLMEEGTLLKEERNRARNLSRGIQGFGSFSQRSTHAQGVLHEKSLPATFDRSNSDFNNNHSQENQSFGSNHFLQTAAVKSRTPSHEGGVFKSHDDCVEPESYLDDHGNAQMHQKSETTSKEEFHLWNLKGESNPLLDGNQENGIFTAEDDHPFNSKEMHSTSSLLPSV, from the exons ATGGGCACACGCACACCTTTGTTCCGTGATTTTAAAAAGCAAGCTTCTTTCTTCCTCAAGGAAAAATTCAAGACTGCTAGGTTAGCTCTCACTGATGTTACTCCAGCAGAACT CATGACAGAAGAAGTTACCAAAGGAAATCCATGGGCCCCAGATTCTCCAACACTTAGATCAATTTCAAGGGCTGCTTTTGAGCTTGATGATTATTGGAGGATTGTAGAGATTCTGCACAAAAG ACTCCTTAAATTTGAGAAGAAGAATTGGAGGGCATCTTACAATTCTCTGATTGTGGTGGAGCACCTGTTGACTCATGGACCAGAAAGTGTTGCAGAGGAATTTCAGAGTGACAAAGATGTAATTAGTCAGATGAAAGATTTCCACTTTACTGATGCGAGTGG GTTCAATTGGGGTGTAACTGTTAGAAAAAAATCAGAACGGATTTTGAAACTCATGGAAGAAGGAACTCTCCTTAAGGAAGAAAGAAACCGTGCTCGGAATTTGTCCAGAGGAATTCAAGGTTTTGGAAGTTTCAGTCAAAGGTCAACTCATGCACAAGGAGTTCTGCATGAAAAATCATTGCCAGCCACATTTGACAGATCTAACTCTGACTTCAACAACAATCACAGCCAGGAAAACCAGTCATTTGGCTCAAACCATTTTCTGCAAACAGCAGCAGTTAAATCTCGTACTCCTAGTCATGAGGGAGGAGTTTTCAAGTCTCACGATGATTGTGTAGAGCCAGAGAGCTACTTGGATGATCATGGAAACGCTCAAATGCATCAGAAATCTGAGACAACTAGCAAGGAGGAATTCCATCTATGGAACTTGAAAGGGGAATCCAATCCACTTTTAGATGGTAACCAAGAGAATGGTATATTTACAGCCGAAGATGATCACCCCTTTAACTCCAAAGAAATGCATTCCACTTCTTCCCTTCTTCCTTCTGTATGA
- the LOC106758078 gene encoding protein TRM32 isoform X2: MGKDLISSDQTAIQIQDNNPGCMWGMLKILDYHRWRVKKVFPHKRRRHATYKRKTILYNQLDDQQDGVTEWEPLLVRQESEKLHAAGKSSPRYNQKETRTGKEFKKEYSKGSDTMDYSRKNQASKEYGLHLEKNGKTTEAYLNHKPTEINKHNGDISYKFEKHSDVFEFLRVEKDLLLKFLRDMDFSGKKFHQPSQTKARLTKCGSFPLASTSQMRNISSRSLKHKQNEIYPKGEKLFDVTQESNMSMSSFVKDISYEKPRTLVSDLGVDSAMKQKAIISSRSSHESNHRGWNQLVLHQFKAIKQKIKHALVEFRKSGKQTSAEAIQHRASPEYSIINNEEEISQSLQDGVVQVYKRSKSSNETKASDYDSNRHDARLMRRTSSLNESLDRYTQLFEKSFSKEAKWQSSKSKSLKLTHEDRIHKSAHVPNFSRNKILEKIDEVTCDQKEDMDEAAVGDESFTQEIEEMSNMTAYLSKEVMPTLETACEDNITSHKEGTELYTQVSTLEELEADLSDKGSVWPDSSSNRNASGITAEDTDYPSNFKYLKNVLEFSGFLGNEHSQMRYTIDQPLKPSLFKDLEASLLHEIEASEEETTNHYDHQLIFNLVNEVLLEIYGRSPTYFPRPFSFNPRLQPMPKGNYLLNEVWTSVNSYLTLRPELDQTLDDVVGRDLAKGRGWMILQEEEEYVALELEEMIMDDLFDEFIFS, encoded by the exons ATGGGAAAGGACCTGATTTCTTCCGACCAGACCGCTATTCAAATTCAGGACAATAATCCAGGATGCATGTGGGGCATGCTTAAAATTCTTGATTACCATCGTTGGCGCGTAAAAAAGGTGTTTCCCCACAAAAGGAGAAGACATGCCACAT ATAAGAGAAAAACCATTTTGTATAACCAACTTGATGACCAACAAGATGGAGTTACAGAATGGGAGCCCCTCCTG GTCAGACAAGAAAGCGAAAAACTGCATGCTGCAGGCAAAAGTTCTCCCAGATACAACCAAAAGGAAACACGAACTGGAAAAGAGTTTAAGAAAGAATACTCCAAAGGCAGTGATACCATGGACTACTCGAGGAAAAACCAGGCCAGTAAGGAGTATGGACTTCATCTGGAAAAAAATGGCAAGACAACAGAAGCTTACCTTAACCATAAGCCTACGGAAATAAACAAGCATAATGGCGACATTTCCTATAAATTTGAGAAACATTCTGATGTTTTTGAGTTTCTTAGGGTGGAGAAGGATTTATTACTCAAATTTCTGCGAGACATGGACTTCAGTGGGAAAAAATTCCATCAACCTTCCCAAACCAAAGCAAGATTGACAAAATGTGGGTCATTTCCTTTAGCCTCAACTTCACAGATGAGGAACATTAGCTCTAGGTCGTTAAAACACAAGCAAAACGAAATTTATCCAAAGGGAGAAAAACTGTTTGATGTTACCCAGGAATCAAACATGTCAATGTCCAGTTTTGTGAAAGATATTTCTTATGAGAAGCCACGAACTTTGGTGAGTGATCTTGGTGTTGATAGTGCCATGAAACAAAAAGCAATTATTTCTTCAAGGTCTTCTCATGAATCAAATCACAGAGGGTGGAATCAGTTGGTTCTTCATCAATTCAAAGCTATAAAGCAGAAGATAAAACATGCTCTTGTGGAATTCAGAAAAAGTGGTAAGCAAACTTCTGCTGAAGCTATCCAACACAGAGCTTCGCCTGAATATAGCATCATCAATAATGAGGAAGAGATCTCGCAAAGTTTACAAGATGGCGTGGTTCAAGTATACAAAAGGAGCAAAAGCTCAAATGAAACTAAAGCTTCTGATTATGATTCCAACAGACATGATGCCCGGCTCATGCGGAGAACATCTTCTCTAAATGAATCATTGGATAGATATACTCAGTTGTTCGAGAAAAGCTTCAGCAAAGAAGCTAAGTGGCAAAGCTCAAAGTCTAAAAGCTTAAAATTGACACACGAGGATAGGATCCACAAGAGTGCACATGTTCCTAACTTTTCAAGAA ATAAGATTTTGGAGAAAATTGATGAAGTTACCTGTGACCAAAAGGAGGACATGGATGAGGCAGCAGTGGGGGATGAAAGTTTTACACAAGAAATAGAGGAAATGAGTAATATGACTGCCTATCTTAGCAAGGAGGTGATGCCAACTCTTGAAACTGCCTGCGAGGACAATATAACCAGCCACAAAGAAG GCACAGAATTGTATACCCAAGTCTCTACATTGGAGGAATTGGAAGCTGATTTATCAGATAAAGGAAGTGTATGGCCAGACTCTTCATCCAACAGAAATGCAAGTGGAATAACAGCTGAAGATACAGATTACCCTtccaatttcaaatatttaaaaaatgttcttGAATTTTCGGGATTCTTGGGAAATGAGCACAGTCAGATGCGATACACAATAGACCAGCCACTGAAGCCCTCCTTGTTCAAAGATTTGGAAGCAAGTTTGCTGCATGAAATAGAAGCCTCTGAAGAAGAGACAACCAACCATTATGATCACCAACTCATTTTTAACTTAGTGAACGAGGTGCTGCTCGAAATTTATGGAAGGTCACCAACTTACTTTCCAAGACCATTCTCCTTCAACCCCCGCCTCCAGCCAATGCCTAAAGGGAACTATCTTCTGAATGAAGTGTGGACTAGTGTTAATTCATACCTGACCTTGAGACCTGAGCTAGATCAGACATTAGATGATGTTGTGGGTCGAGATTTGGCAAAAGGAAGAGGGTGGATGATCCTTCAAGAGGAAGAGGAGTACGTAGCACTTGAACTAGAAGAGATGATAATGGATGATTTGTTTGATGAATTTATCTTCTCATGA
- the LOC106758835 gene encoding epsin-3 isoform X2 has protein sequence MTEEVTKGNPWAPDSPTLRSISRAAFELDDYWRIVEILHKRLLKFEKKNWRASYNSLIVVEHLLTHGPESVAEEFQSDKDVISQMKDFHFTDASGFNWGVTVRKKSERILKLMEEGTLLKEERNRARNLSRGIQGFGSFSQRSTHAQGVLHEKSLPATFDRSNSDFNNNHSQENQSFGSNHFLQTAAVKSRTPSHEGGVFKSHDDCVEPESYLDDHGNAQMHQKSETTSKEEFHLWNLKGESNPLLDGNQENGIFTAEDDHPFNSKEMHSTSSLLPSV, from the exons ATGACAGAAGAAGTTACCAAAGGAAATCCATGGGCCCCAGATTCTCCAACACTTAGATCAATTTCAAGGGCTGCTTTTGAGCTTGATGATTATTGGAGGATTGTAGAGATTCTGCACAAAAG ACTCCTTAAATTTGAGAAGAAGAATTGGAGGGCATCTTACAATTCTCTGATTGTGGTGGAGCACCTGTTGACTCATGGACCAGAAAGTGTTGCAGAGGAATTTCAGAGTGACAAAGATGTAATTAGTCAGATGAAAGATTTCCACTTTACTGATGCGAGTGG GTTCAATTGGGGTGTAACTGTTAGAAAAAAATCAGAACGGATTTTGAAACTCATGGAAGAAGGAACTCTCCTTAAGGAAGAAAGAAACCGTGCTCGGAATTTGTCCAGAGGAATTCAAGGTTTTGGAAGTTTCAGTCAAAGGTCAACTCATGCACAAGGAGTTCTGCATGAAAAATCATTGCCAGCCACATTTGACAGATCTAACTCTGACTTCAACAACAATCACAGCCAGGAAAACCAGTCATTTGGCTCAAACCATTTTCTGCAAACAGCAGCAGTTAAATCTCGTACTCCTAGTCATGAGGGAGGAGTTTTCAAGTCTCACGATGATTGTGTAGAGCCAGAGAGCTACTTGGATGATCATGGAAACGCTCAAATGCATCAGAAATCTGAGACAACTAGCAAGGAGGAATTCCATCTATGGAACTTGAAAGGGGAATCCAATCCACTTTTAGATGGTAACCAAGAGAATGGTATATTTACAGCCGAAGATGATCACCCCTTTAACTCCAAAGAAATGCATTCCACTTCTTCCCTTCTTCCTTCTGTATGA
- the LOC106758078 gene encoding uncharacterized protein LOC106758078 isoform X1: MGKDLISSDQTAIQIQDNNPGCMWGMLKILDYHRWRVKKVFPHKRRRHATYKRKTILYNQLDDQQDGVTEWEPLLVRQESEKLHAAGKSSPRYNQKETRTGKEFKKEYSKGSDTMDYSRKNQASKEYGLHLEKNGKTTEAYLNHKPTEINKHNGDISYKFEKHSDVFEFLRVEKDLLLKFLRDMDFSGKKFHQPSQTKARLTKCGSFPLASTSQMRNISSRSLKHKQNEIYPKGEKLFDVTQESNMSMSSFVKDISYEKPRTLVSDLGVDSAMKQKAIISSRSSHESNHRGWNQLVLHQFKAIKQKIKHALVEFRKSGKQTSAEAIQHRASPEYSIINNEEEISQSLQDGVVQVYKRSKSSNETKASDYDSNRHDARLMRRTSSLNESLDRYTQLFEKSFSKEAKWQSSKSKSLKLTHEDRIHKSAHVPNFSRSNFSMPNLETLGFLVQEVLFDTNDVGNTEETYDRVHRKSVSLPLKMDKSLDNFKEVEIVETDKILEKIDEVTCDQKEDMDEAAVGDESFTQEIEEMSNMTAYLSKEVMPTLETACEDNITSHKEGTELYTQVSTLEELEADLSDKGSVWPDSSSNRNASGITAEDTDYPSNFKYLKNVLEFSGFLGNEHSQMRYTIDQPLKPSLFKDLEASLLHEIEASEEETTNHYDHQLIFNLVNEVLLEIYGRSPTYFPRPFSFNPRLQPMPKGNYLLNEVWTSVNSYLTLRPELDQTLDDVVGRDLAKGRGWMILQEEEEYVALELEEMIMDDLFDEFIFS, encoded by the exons ATGGGAAAGGACCTGATTTCTTCCGACCAGACCGCTATTCAAATTCAGGACAATAATCCAGGATGCATGTGGGGCATGCTTAAAATTCTTGATTACCATCGTTGGCGCGTAAAAAAGGTGTTTCCCCACAAAAGGAGAAGACATGCCACAT ATAAGAGAAAAACCATTTTGTATAACCAACTTGATGACCAACAAGATGGAGTTACAGAATGGGAGCCCCTCCTG GTCAGACAAGAAAGCGAAAAACTGCATGCTGCAGGCAAAAGTTCTCCCAGATACAACCAAAAGGAAACACGAACTGGAAAAGAGTTTAAGAAAGAATACTCCAAAGGCAGTGATACCATGGACTACTCGAGGAAAAACCAGGCCAGTAAGGAGTATGGACTTCATCTGGAAAAAAATGGCAAGACAACAGAAGCTTACCTTAACCATAAGCCTACGGAAATAAACAAGCATAATGGCGACATTTCCTATAAATTTGAGAAACATTCTGATGTTTTTGAGTTTCTTAGGGTGGAGAAGGATTTATTACTCAAATTTCTGCGAGACATGGACTTCAGTGGGAAAAAATTCCATCAACCTTCCCAAACCAAAGCAAGATTGACAAAATGTGGGTCATTTCCTTTAGCCTCAACTTCACAGATGAGGAACATTAGCTCTAGGTCGTTAAAACACAAGCAAAACGAAATTTATCCAAAGGGAGAAAAACTGTTTGATGTTACCCAGGAATCAAACATGTCAATGTCCAGTTTTGTGAAAGATATTTCTTATGAGAAGCCACGAACTTTGGTGAGTGATCTTGGTGTTGATAGTGCCATGAAACAAAAAGCAATTATTTCTTCAAGGTCTTCTCATGAATCAAATCACAGAGGGTGGAATCAGTTGGTTCTTCATCAATTCAAAGCTATAAAGCAGAAGATAAAACATGCTCTTGTGGAATTCAGAAAAAGTGGTAAGCAAACTTCTGCTGAAGCTATCCAACACAGAGCTTCGCCTGAATATAGCATCATCAATAATGAGGAAGAGATCTCGCAAAGTTTACAAGATGGCGTGGTTCAAGTATACAAAAGGAGCAAAAGCTCAAATGAAACTAAAGCTTCTGATTATGATTCCAACAGACATGATGCCCGGCTCATGCGGAGAACATCTTCTCTAAATGAATCATTGGATAGATATACTCAGTTGTTCGAGAAAAGCTTCAGCAAAGAAGCTAAGTGGCAAAGCTCAAAGTCTAAAAGCTTAAAATTGACACACGAGGATAGGATCCACAAGAGTGCACATGTTCCTAACTTTTCAAGAAGTAATTTCTCTATGCCTAATCTCGAGACTTTAGGCTTCCTTGTACAAGAGGTACTTTTTGATACAAATGATGTAGGGAATACCGAGGAAACTTATGATCGTGTTCATAGAAAATCAGTGAGTCTTCCTTTGAAGATGGATAAATCACTTGATAATTTTAAAGAGGTTGAAATTGTGGAAACAGATAAGATTTTGGAGAAAATTGATGAAGTTACCTGTGACCAAAAGGAGGACATGGATGAGGCAGCAGTGGGGGATGAAAGTTTTACACAAGAAATAGAGGAAATGAGTAATATGACTGCCTATCTTAGCAAGGAGGTGATGCCAACTCTTGAAACTGCCTGCGAGGACAATATAACCAGCCACAAAGAAG GCACAGAATTGTATACCCAAGTCTCTACATTGGAGGAATTGGAAGCTGATTTATCAGATAAAGGAAGTGTATGGCCAGACTCTTCATCCAACAGAAATGCAAGTGGAATAACAGCTGAAGATACAGATTACCCTtccaatttcaaatatttaaaaaatgttcttGAATTTTCGGGATTCTTGGGAAATGAGCACAGTCAGATGCGATACACAATAGACCAGCCACTGAAGCCCTCCTTGTTCAAAGATTTGGAAGCAAGTTTGCTGCATGAAATAGAAGCCTCTGAAGAAGAGACAACCAACCATTATGATCACCAACTCATTTTTAACTTAGTGAACGAGGTGCTGCTCGAAATTTATGGAAGGTCACCAACTTACTTTCCAAGACCATTCTCCTTCAACCCCCGCCTCCAGCCAATGCCTAAAGGGAACTATCTTCTGAATGAAGTGTGGACTAGTGTTAATTCATACCTGACCTTGAGACCTGAGCTAGATCAGACATTAGATGATGTTGTGGGTCGAGATTTGGCAAAAGGAAGAGGGTGGATGATCCTTCAAGAGGAAGAGGAGTACGTAGCACTTGAACTAGAAGAGATGATAATGGATGATTTGTTTGATGAATTTATCTTCTCATGA